The segment AGTCACGCACTTTGACATCGGGCAGCGCCTGCGGCTTCACAAGGACCGTCATCACCATTCTCCCTTGAATTCGGCAGCGCGTTTGCCGGCAAAGGCCGCAACGCCCTCCTTGAGGTCGCCGGTCTTGGCGACCAGGATCGATCCCAACGCCTCTACAGCCGAGCCATTATCCTCACCATTGGCGGAGGCGATCATCAGCTTCGCAATCTCCAGCGCCGCCGGCCCGCGCGCGGCGATCCGTGCTGCGTAATCCCTGGCGGCGGCGAGCACCGTTCCCGTTTCGACGACGGCATCCACGAGACCGAAGCCGCGTGCCTCCTCGGCGGAAAACATCTCTCCGCCCAGCACCATGCGCCGCACGATCTGCGCGCCAAACCGTTTGGTAAGCCGCTGCGTACCAGACCAACCGGGCACCATGCCGAGGCTTGTCTCCGGCAGGCCGATCCTGATCTGGCGTTCCGCAATGCGGATATCGGCCGCCGCCGCCAGCTCCAGCCCTCCGCCAAGCGCATGACCGTTCAATGCCGCGATCACGGGCATGCGGAGTGTTGCCAGCCGCTCGAAGACACGATGACCGAAACGCACCCAGGCATGACCGAACTCGTTGGCCGCCATGCCACCCCAGGCGTTGACGTCGCCGCCGGCCGAAAAAGCCTTGCCTTCGCCGGTGAGGATCGCGACCCGCACGGAACCATCAGCCTCCACGTCGTCACAGGCAGTCGCCAGTGCCTTCAGCATGTCGATATCGAAGGCGTTGAGCTTTTCCGGCCGCGAGATGGTGATTATCGCGATGGAACCTTCAACGGAAACCTTGACCTCACCCATGGCGTGCCCCTTCCAGAACACGGCGCGCTTTCGCAGGCAGCGTCAGACCGATCGGCGCCTCATGGAACAAAGCCGCATCCATCACCTTCAGCCGGTCGGAGACGAGCAGCGGGAATTCCGACTGATCGAGAATATGCGCCTCCAAATCGACGCCCGGCGCGATCTCCGTCAGCAGCAGGCCATCCGGGGTCAGCTTCATCACGCAGCGTTCGGTGACATAGGTGATATCCTGCCCCTGCGCGACGCCGCGTGGGCCGGAGAAAGTGACGTGTTCGACCGCATTCACCAGCTTCTTCAGCTTGCCTTCCTTCTCGATGATCAGTCGGCCATCGCCGACACCGAGCTTCGCACCGGCATTGAACATGCCGGAGAAAACGATCTTCTTCGCTCGCGCCGTGATATCGACGAAGCCGCCGGCACCCGCCGTCACATGCGGCCGGAAGCTGAGCCTGGAAACATTGACCGAACCGTCGCGGCCGATCTCCAGGAAGGAGAGAAGCGAAGCGTCGAAACCGGCGCCCTGAAAATAGGTGAACTGATAGGGCGACGGCATAAAGGCATCGGCATTGGAGGCGCAGCCGAAGGCAAAATCGAGCAGCGGCACGCCGCCGACCGCCCCTTGCTCGATCACCCAGGTGACCGCACCATGCAACCCCTCTTCCATGAGGATGCGCGGCACATTGGCCGAAATGCCGAAGCCGAGATTGACTGCACTGCCGGCTTGCAGCTCCTGCGCCACCCGCCGGGCGATGACTTTCTGAACGTTGAATTCCGGCACGCGAAAACTGTCGAGCGGCCGAAAGATTTCGCCCGAGATCGCCGGATCATAAAGCGTCTGAGTCGTCTGCTTCTGATCCGGATCAACGACGATGTAGTCGACGAGAACGCCAGGGATACGCACGTCATGCGGTTTCAGCGAGCCTTCCTTGGCAAAGCGCTTGACCTGCGCGATGACGATGCCGCCATTGTTGCGGGCGGCAAGCGCCTGATCGAGCCCGCCGAGATAGGCGCCCTCGTGCTCATAGGTGAGATTGCCGCGTTCATCGGCGGTCGTAGCCCGTATGATCGCCACCTGCGGCGCGATCGCCTTGAAATAGAGCCAGTCTTCACCCTCGAAGCGGATACGCTTCACCACCGGCTCAGCCGCGCCTGCCGCATTCATGGCGCAGCCCTCGCGTTCCGGGTCGACGAAAGTGTCGAGGCCGACCTTGGTCAAGACGCCGGGACGTTTGGCGGCGGCCTCACGATGCATGTCGAAGAGAATGCCGGACGGAATATTATAGGCCGCGACATCGTTGTTGCCGATCATCTGCCATATCAACGGCGGTTCCGAACTGGACGGCCCGGACGGATAGGAGCCGCCGATGATCGTCTTCAGGAGACCCTTCTTGGCGATGTGATCGACACCCCTGATGCCGCTCATATCGCCCGCGGCGATCGGGTGCAGCGTCGTCAAGTCACGCGGATGGCCGGTCGCGTCGAAACGCTCGCCGATCGCCTTCAGCATCAGGTCCGGGCACCCGAGGCCGCTCGAAGATGAGACGGAAACGATGGCGCCATCAGGGATCAGGGCAGCCGCCTCGGCGGGAGTGATGTGCTTGTTCATTGCGATGCTCAAAGTCCTGGATCGATCTTGGCGGCTTCGCCGGTTGCGGCCGATTTGACGACGGCAAGCCCTGTTGCCAGCGACCACACGCCATCCTCGCCGGTGGCTGACGGCTTTCCCCGGCCCTCGATAGCGGCATGAAAGGCAGCAAGCGCAATCTCGTAAAGATTGCGGTGATCAAGCGGCAGCTCGGTTTCGCCATTACGGTCGCGCAGGAAGACATGACCGACAGGCCGCTGTGTCATGACATTGCGGCCAATCAGCGAGCCGTCGGTGCCGTGCACCTCGAAGCCGGTCTCCGCATATTTCGTGGTAAAGCCATCGTGGAACTGCGCGATGACGCCGGATTTGAAACGCAAAGCCCCCATGACGGCGTCCTCAAGCCCCGCTTTGCTCATACCGCCGCTCTGACCAAGCGCGATCGCTTCCACCGGATCGTCGTTCAGAATGAAGCGCAGCGTGTCCGCATCGTGAACGGTGATATCGAGAATGACGCCACCGCCCGCTTGCGGCTTGTCCAGCCGCCAACCCTGCAAATGCGGCGGCAGATAGACGGCGTGGAAAACCCGGGCGCTTAGCGGCTTGCCGATCCGGCCGGCTACGATTGCCTCCCGCATCGCGCGGTGGCTGGCGGCATTGCGCAGATGATGGTTGGTGCCCATGATCACACCGGCACCCTTTGCCGCCTGTACCATGAGCCGCGCATCGTCCAGCGTCAGCGCCAGTGGCTTTTCGCAGAGCACATGCTTGCCGGCCTTGACCGCTGCCAAGGTCTGGTCGCGATGCAATTCATTGGTCGTGGAGATGTAGACGGCATCGACATCGGGATCGCTCACGAGATCGGCCACATCCGTCACCGATTTGGCAATCCCGTTCTCAGCCGCATAGGCCTGGCCGCGCTCCGCGTCCGTGCTCATGACGGAGACAACATCTCCGCCGGTCGCGCGAATTGCGCCGATCATCCACTCGCGAGCGATCGTGCTTGCGCCGATCAAGCCCCATTTGACACCTCCGCTCATGACACGACCCTCCTAGCCGTTGTATCCAGCCCAGCCCCGCAGCTCTGGCGCACCACCAACCGCACGGCGCTGACGATCGCCTCTGCCTCCACCTTGCCGGAATTGATCTGCTTCAGGAGCAACTGAGCCGCGCGCCGGCCCATGCCCTGCGGATCCACCGAAACCGTCGTCAGCGCGGGTACCGCACTCTCGGCCTCGATCACATCGTCGAAACCGACCACCGCAAAATCGACGCCCGGCTCCATCCGTCGTGCCCTCAGGCCATCGCAGACGCCAAAGGCGACCGCATCGTTAAAACATACGGCCGCTGTCGGCTTGTGGGCGAGCAGCATGGCGCGGCCGACCGCTTCCACGCCGCCGGCGCGCGACGGCGCGGTGGCAACGACTAGATCGTCGTCGAAAGCCATTCCCGCCTTGGCCAACGCCTCACGATAGCCGCCAAGCCGTTCGGCAAAAACGGCGGTATTGGCAAAGCCACCCATGAAGGCAATGCGGCGATGACCGAGACCGGCCAGATGCTCCACCGCCGCCGATGCGCCGGCAAAATTGTCCGACACTAGCGATGAAACCTTTGCCCCGGGGATATTACGCACGACGATCACCACCGGAATGCCGGCATTGGTGAGCGACTTGAAATCGGCCGCTTCCGTGCCGCGCGCCGGCGAGACGATCAGGCCGGAAATGCCGTGCTCGCGCATCGAGGCGACGACCTCCCGCTGCCGGTCTATGCTCTCGCCGGTATTGGACAGAAACTGCACATAGCCGGCCGACTGCACGACCATGTCGACACCGACGGCGAGCTCGGCAAAGAAGCTGTTGGTGAGATCGTTGACGACGATGCCGACGATCTTCGACTTCGCCTGCCTCAGATTGGCGGCTCCGCGATTGTAGACGTATCCAAGCTCGCGGATCACCGCGTTCACCTTGGCTCGCGTCGTCTCATTGACCAGCGAACTGCCCTGCAGAACGAGAGACACAGTCGACTTCGACACGCCGGCGGCGTGCGCAATATCGATGACCGTGACCCGTCCCTTGCTCATCCGTCTCCCCGCGGGCTTCAAATCCTTTTATGCGGTGATTATTTGGAACGTTCCAAATTTTGTCAATGGGTAAATTCGGAGATGAATGAGCGCGCTCACGAACCTCATGGAAAATATGCAGTATATTTTGGTTGCGCCGCAAGAGAGGCATTGCCTGCTCGACTCTCGATCGTTCGAAATATCGCCATCGAAATTTGGAACGATCTAAATGATCAAGCTTTCCGGTAGATGGCACAGACGCCGATCCCATTCCCACGGGACTGCCCAAACATACGCCGAACATGCTGTTGCCTCGGAGCATGCTGTGCGCCCGGCTGGACGAGCGCGCCGCTTCCTGATCTCAAAAAAGTGCGCCTGCGGTATCGGCGCAGATACCGCAGGCGCGTCATGAGTCCCTTTAAACCCCCAGGGAGACGCAATCTCTTGTCAGCGTTACTCCCGCTCGCCCGTGAAATTCAGGAGAAGCTGGAAGATGTTGACGAAGTTCAGGTAGAGCGACAGCGCGCCGAAGACGGCCAGTTTCTGTGACGATTCCTGGTCATAGTTTTCGGCATACTGTTCCTTGATGTTCTGTGTATCCCAAGCGGTCAGACCGACGAAGACGACAATGCCGATGACCGAGATCGCGAATTGCAGCGCACTTGAACCCAGGAAGATATTCACCACACTGGCGATGATCACACCGAACAGGCCCATCATCAGGAACGAGCCGATATTGGAGAGATCACGTTTGGTCGTGTAGCCGTAAAGGCTGGTCGCGCCGAACATCGTTGCGGCGATGAAGAAGGTCCGCGCGATGCTGGTGCCGGTGAACACCAGGAAGATCGAAGCGAGCGACAGGCCCATGACGGCGCAGAAGGCCCAGAACATCGTCTGCGCGGCGCTCGCCGACATCGATTGAATGCGGAATGAGAAGAACAGCACGAAGGCGAGCGGCGCCAGCATGACGACCCACTTCAGCGGCGTCTGGAAGATCGGCACATAGAGCGCCGGCGTCGTGCCGACGATCAGTGCGACGATACCGGTCACGACAAGGCCGATGCCCATGTAATTATAGACGCGCAGCATATGCTTGCGCAGACCTTCATCGAAGAGCGCCTGCGAGCCGGCGGCGGCTCCATAGCCGTATCGCGGATTTGTCGGGTTCATAGTCGTTCTCCATCTTTCTTTGATACAAAACTAGTAGAGACTGCGGGCGAGCTTTTCGGCCTCGCCATCGAGTTCGGCAGTCTTGCCGTCACCGATCAGCGCGTAAGCAACCTCACCGATCTGCCAGTAGGCAGCCTGGATATCGTCACGCTTGGCATGGCTGACCTTCTGAACGGCAAAATTGCCCGGACGGACGGCAAACAGCGACAATTGACTGCCTTCGCCGGCATCGATCGTCATTTCGACGCTCGGACCGAAATCGGACGGATAGATCTGCGCATCGGTGACGCGCCAGCCTTGCGGCAGTTCCGGCAGGACGATCGCCGTCGATGCGCGGATTTCGTCCGGATTGTAGGCTGCATGCGCCGGCTGTGACTTCATCGTGTCGCGCAAGACCGTCGCCCGGTAGGCCCGCACGGCATCATCGACGAAAGCCGGCGCCGGAACGGATGCATTGACTTCGCTCGCGGTAAAGGCGCCGAAGGACGTATGCGCAACCCAGCCAGCCGCCATCAGCATGGCGACGGCGGCGACCCGCTGGAACGAGCCCAGTACCCGGCCATAAGCCAGCCCGCGCTCCAGCCGCCGCGCAGCTTCACGAGTTTCCGCTTTCGCCGCCAGCCCTTCGCCGGCCAGCGCCATACGCAGCTCGCCGCGGATGCTCATATCGGCCATGACCTTGGCGGCAATCGCGGGATGCTCCGACAGGTAGGATTCCACCTCGACGCGGCGCGCGACGGTCAGCTCACCATCGACATAGGCATCGAGATCTGCGTCGATGACGGGATCAATTGTTTTCATTGCCGCCTCCTTCGATGAGCCGAAGATGCGAAACCACAGGTGATGTATTCTCGAAATCCCTCAGGCTGGCGCGAGCGCGGGCGATGCGCGACATCAGCGTACCGACGGGAATGCCGAGTGCGGATGCCGCCTCCTGATAGGAAAGATCCTCGATCGCCACGAGATGCAGCGCTTCGCGCTGTTCTTCCGGCAGGTTGAAGAAGGCATTGCGTACCTGTTTCAGGCGCACAACATGATCCTGCGAGGCCGGCAGAGCCTGGTCGAATTCGGCGGCGGCCTCTTCATGCCGGCGATTGAGCGAGCGAACCTGGCGCAAGCGGTCGATGTGGGCATTGTGCAGAATCGAGAGAAGCCAGGTGCGCAGGTTCGCGCCACGCCGGAAAGAGGATTTTCGCTCATAAGCCTTGACCAGCGCATCATGCACCAGATCTTCTGCCTCATCCGCATTGCGGACGAGCGAACGGGCATAGCGTCTCAGCGAACCGAGCTGCCCCAAAACATCGAATGTTCGTCCTTTGCGTTCCATACCCCAATATACGGAAGCAGAGCCGATCCTATTCCATCGACCGGCAAATATTTTTGCCGGTCTCGCATTGTCATGGGCGATTTCCGCTCAGATTGCGGCGTTCTGGATCAATTCGCCGACGCATTCGCTTCGACCAAAACCGGATCGGCGCGATAGTCTTTCGGGAAAATGCGCTGCAGGTTCTTGATCTTCGGCAGGTCGTTGATGACGATGTAGGGATAGTTGGGATGTGTCGTCAGGAAATCCTGATGATAATCCTCGGCCGCATAGAATTGCCGTGCCGGCTCGATCTTGGTGACGACAGCCGCATCGAAAACCTTGGCGTGATTGAGCTGGTCGATATAGGCCTTGGCGACGTTGGCCTGTTCGGCATTGGTCGGGAAGATTGCTGAACGATACTGCGTGCCGCTATCCGGCCCCTGATAGTTGAGCTCCGTCGGATCATGGACGACGGAGAAGTAGATTTGCAGCAGATGCCCATAGCTGATCTTGTGCGGGTCGAAGACGATGCGCACGGATTCGGCATGGCCGGTATCGCCGGTGCTCACCATCTCATAGTGAGCCGCGTTCTTGTTGCCGCCGGTATAGCCCGACGTCGCGCTGATGACGCCGTTGACGTGCTGGAACACGCCCTGCACGCCCCAGAAACAACCGCCCGCAAGCACGGTGGTCTCCGTGCCGCCGGAACCCGGCTTCTCATCCACGGCCGGCGCCGGAATGACGCGCGCATCTTCGGCAGAGGCGCTGCTGATGAATTGGAACGCTACGCCGGCAAGTAAGACCGCACCGGCTGCAAAGGCCACCGGACGGGCAACACGCGGCAAGCGCCTGCGGATCGTATCTCTCGATGCACCGTTCATAATGATCTCCTTTCGGCAGAGATTATAAAATCTCTCGTCACCACGGGATACGGGAGCGCAGGGCATTTTGTTACGCACGGGCGCGTGAACACCGAAACGTGATGATGCGTTACTGCCGGATGTGCGGGCCGTGCGCTGATTGGGCTATGCCGGCAAAGCCGCTCAATAGTGCGGCGGCTTGGTGATGGCCGGCGCGTCTAGGCTCTGTTCTTCCAGCGTCAGGAAGCGTTCGGTCAGCCGGTCGAGCTTCTGCCGCGTCTGCTCGATCACTTTCCACTGCTCCGCCACCTGATCGGACAGCTCCTCGATCGTCTTTGCCTGATAGGCCACCAGTTCTTCGAGTGCGGTGATACGGCTTTGTTCGTCTGACATCTCTATTTCCCTTCGGCAGCGATCTATAGCATCCCGAAAGCAGACGTATAGTGTCTCAATCAGGCATATGACAGGCACCGGCGCCATTTGACGGTGATGTGACAAAACTGAAAAACAGATGAAAAGACCCGTTACCTAACTGACATCAGGGCATTCTAAACAGGGCGGCAGGAAGCGCCGGTTCTGAAGAAAATTTCCTCTGAAAGCGCTCTCCCTTAAGATTTTCGGAGACGCGCCTTGAAGATCATCCAGATCACCGACACGCATTTGAGCCCCAACAAGCCGCATTTCAACGGCAATTGGGAGCCGCTGACGAGATGGATCGAGGCAACTGGCGCCGATCTAATCGTCCATACCGGCGATCTCAGCGTCGACGGCGCCGACAAGGACGAAGACCTCCTCTTTTCCATGGAGATGATGCGGCAGGTTTCCATGCCGATGCTCATCATCCCCGGCAATCACGATGTCGGCCACCTGCCCGGTTCCTATCAGCCCGTCAATCCCGAGCGGCTGGCGCGCTGGCGCCGTCTCGTCGGCCCCGATTATTGGGCGAAGGATGTCGCCAATTGGCGGCTGATCGGCCTCAACAGCCTGCTGATGGGCTTCGAGGATGCCGAGGAACAGAAGCAGTTCGACTGGCTGCAGGACATGCTCGAAGGCCGTGGCGACCGCCGCATCGCCCTCTT is part of the Rhizobium sp. CB3090 genome and harbors:
- a CDS encoding Bax inhibitor-1/YccA family protein, with product MNPTNPRYGYGAAAGSQALFDEGLRKHMLRVYNYMGIGLVVTGIVALIVGTTPALYVPIFQTPLKWVVMLAPLAFVLFFSFRIQSMSASAAQTMFWAFCAVMGLSLASIFLVFTGTSIARTFFIAATMFGATSLYGYTTKRDLSNIGSFLMMGLFGVIIASVVNIFLGSSALQFAISVIGIVVFVGLTAWDTQNIKEQYAENYDQESSQKLAVFGALSLYLNFVNIFQLLLNFTGERE
- a CDS encoding sigma-70 family RNA polymerase sigma factor, encoding MERKGRTFDVLGQLGSLRRYARSLVRNADEAEDLVHDALVKAYERKSSFRRGANLRTWLLSILHNAHIDRLRQVRSLNRRHEEAAAEFDQALPASQDHVVRLKQVRNAFFNLPEEQREALHLVAIEDLSYQEAASALGIPVGTLMSRIARARASLRDFENTSPVVSHLRLIEGGGNENN
- a CDS encoding metallophosphoesterase; protein product: MKIIQITDTHLSPNKPHFNGNWEPLTRWIEATGADLIVHTGDLSVDGADKDEDLLFSMEMMRQVSMPMLIIPGNHDVGHLPGSYQPVNPERLARWRRLVGPDYWAKDVANWRLIGLNSLLMGFEDAEEQKQFDWLQDMLEGRGDRRIALFAHKPLFVDAPDEGDTGYWSVRPAQRRRLYDLISAHDVALFGSGHLHWTWEGRFNDTKLVWAPPGAFILDKMEREMPGERLIGAAIHELGETVSTELVAVPGMTAYFLDDVVMEVYPQAAPKTQKEPTE
- a CDS encoding enoyl-CoA hydratase/isomerase family protein, producing the protein MGEVKVSVEGSIAIITISRPEKLNAFDIDMLKALATACDDVEADGSVRVAILTGEGKAFSAGGDVNAWGGMAANEFGHAWVRFGHRVFERLATLRMPVIAALNGHALGGGLELAAAADIRIAERQIRIGLPETSLGMVPGWSGTQRLTKRFGAQIVRRMVLGGEMFSAEEARGFGLVDAVVETGTVLAAARDYAARIAARGPAALEIAKLMIASANGEDNGSAVEALGSILVAKTGDLKEGVAAFAGKRAAEFKGEW
- a CDS encoding Gfo/Idh/MocA family oxidoreductase, coding for MSGGVKWGLIGASTIAREWMIGAIRATGGDVVSVMSTDAERGQAYAAENGIAKSVTDVADLVSDPDVDAVYISTTNELHRDQTLAAVKAGKHVLCEKPLALTLDDARLMVQAAKGAGVIMGTNHHLRNAASHRAMREAIVAGRIGKPLSARVFHAVYLPPHLQGWRLDKPQAGGGVILDITVHDADTLRFILNDDPVEAIALGQSGGMSKAGLEDAVMGALRFKSGVIAQFHDGFTTKYAETGFEVHGTDGSLIGRNVMTQRPVGHVFLRDRNGETELPLDHRNLYEIALAAFHAAIEGRGKPSATGEDGVWSLATGLAVVKSAATGEAAKIDPGL
- the msrA gene encoding peptide-methionine (S)-S-oxide reductase MsrA, which gives rise to MNGASRDTIRRRLPRVARPVAFAAGAVLLAGVAFQFISSASAEDARVIPAPAVDEKPGSGGTETTVLAGGCFWGVQGVFQHVNGVISATSGYTGGNKNAAHYEMVSTGDTGHAESVRIVFDPHKISYGHLLQIYFSVVHDPTELNYQGPDSGTQYRSAIFPTNAEQANVAKAYIDQLNHAKVFDAAVVTKIEPARQFYAAEDYHQDFLTTHPNYPYIVINDLPKIKNLQRIFPKDYRADPVLVEANASAN
- a CDS encoding SlyX family protein; this encodes MSDEQSRITALEELVAYQAKTIEELSDQVAEQWKVIEQTRQKLDRLTERFLTLEEQSLDAPAITKPPHY
- a CDS encoding acyl CoA:acetate/3-ketoacid CoA transferase, producing the protein MNKHITPAEAAALIPDGAIVSVSSSSGLGCPDLMLKAIGERFDATGHPRDLTTLHPIAAGDMSGIRGVDHIAKKGLLKTIIGGSYPSGPSSSEPPLIWQMIGNNDVAAYNIPSGILFDMHREAAAKRPGVLTKVGLDTFVDPEREGCAMNAAGAAEPVVKRIRFEGEDWLYFKAIAPQVAIIRATTADERGNLTYEHEGAYLGGLDQALAARNNGGIVIAQVKRFAKEGSLKPHDVRIPGVLVDYIVVDPDQKQTTQTLYDPAISGEIFRPLDSFRVPEFNVQKVIARRVAQELQAGSAVNLGFGISANVPRILMEEGLHGAVTWVIEQGAVGGVPLLDFAFGCASNADAFMPSPYQFTYFQGAGFDASLLSFLEIGRDGSVNVSRLSFRPHVTAGAGGFVDITARAKKIVFSGMFNAGAKLGVGDGRLIIEKEGKLKKLVNAVEHVTFSGPRGVAQGQDITYVTERCVMKLTPDGLLLTEIAPGVDLEAHILDQSEFPLLVSDRLKVMDAALFHEAPIGLTLPAKARRVLEGARHG
- a CDS encoding LacI family DNA-binding transcriptional regulator; the protein is MSKGRVTVIDIAHAAGVSKSTVSLVLQGSSLVNETTRAKVNAVIRELGYVYNRGAANLRQAKSKIVGIVVNDLTNSFFAELAVGVDMVVQSAGYVQFLSNTGESIDRQREVVASMREHGISGLIVSPARGTEAADFKSLTNAGIPVVIVVRNIPGAKVSSLVSDNFAGASAAVEHLAGLGHRRIAFMGGFANTAVFAERLGGYREALAKAGMAFDDDLVVATAPSRAGGVEAVGRAMLLAHKPTAAVCFNDAVAFGVCDGLRARRMEPGVDFAVVGFDDVIEAESAVPALTTVSVDPQGMGRRAAQLLLKQINSGKVEAEAIVSAVRLVVRQSCGAGLDTTARRVVS
- a CDS encoding anti-sigma factor, producing MKTIDPVIDADLDAYVDGELTVARRVEVESYLSEHPAIAAKVMADMSIRGELRMALAGEGLAAKAETREAARRLERGLAYGRVLGSFQRVAAVAMLMAAGWVAHTSFGAFTASEVNASVPAPAFVDDAVRAYRATVLRDTMKSQPAHAAYNPDEIRASTAIVLPELPQGWRVTDAQIYPSDFGPSVEMTIDAGEGSQLSLFAVRPGNFAVQKVSHAKRDDIQAAYWQIGEVAYALIGDGKTAELDGEAEKLARSLY